A genomic stretch from Streptomyces sp. QL37 includes:
- a CDS encoding ABC transporter permease: protein MAEVQVGRVAPVESDTAFAERSRLVEGVRAYGLIVTMWLRSTMAYRASFVMTTVGNFVSTAFDFITIMLMFAHVDMLGGFTLPEVALLYGTSATAFGLADLVLGSMDRLGRRVRDGTLDTLLVRPVPVLAQVAADRFALRRLGRITQGLLVLGYALLTLDIDWSPLKVVMLPLMVLSGAAIFGAVFVAGAAFQFYAQDASEVQSAFTYGGTTMLQYPPTVFAKDLVRGVTFVVPLAFVSWLPALYVLGRDYPLDLPQWVAFLPPVVAAGCWVLAGLVWRVGLRSYRSTGS, encoded by the coding sequence GTGGCTGAGGTCCAGGTCGGGCGTGTCGCGCCCGTGGAGTCGGACACCGCGTTCGCCGAGCGGTCCCGGCTGGTCGAGGGGGTGCGGGCGTACGGGCTGATCGTGACGATGTGGCTGCGCTCGACGATGGCGTACCGCGCGTCGTTCGTCATGACGACCGTCGGGAACTTCGTGTCGACGGCGTTCGACTTCATCACGATCATGCTGATGTTCGCGCACGTCGACATGCTGGGCGGCTTCACCCTGCCGGAGGTCGCGTTGCTGTACGGGACGTCGGCGACCGCGTTCGGGCTGGCCGATCTGGTGCTGGGGTCGATGGACCGGCTGGGGCGCCGGGTGCGGGACGGGACGCTGGACACGCTGCTCGTGCGGCCCGTCCCGGTGCTGGCGCAGGTGGCGGCGGACCGGTTCGCGCTGCGCAGGCTGGGGCGGATCACGCAGGGCCTGCTGGTGCTGGGTTACGCGCTGTTGACGCTGGACATCGACTGGTCGCCGCTGAAGGTGGTGATGCTGCCGCTGATGGTGCTGAGCGGGGCCGCGATCTTCGGGGCGGTGTTCGTGGCGGGGGCGGCCTTCCAGTTCTACGCCCAGGACGCCTCCGAGGTGCAGAGCGCGTTCACGTACGGGGGGACGACGATGCTGCAGTACCCGCCGACGGTGTTCGCGAAGGACCTGGTGCGCGGGGTGACGTTCGTGGTGCCGCTGGCGTTCGTGAGCTGGCTGCCGGCCCTGTACGTGCTGGGGCGGGACTATCCGCTGGACCTGCCGCAGTGGGTGGCGTTCCTGCCTCCGG